The genomic segment AACACATGGCTCCTCCCGTGCTCACGAGTCTTATCATAATTAAGAAAAATCAACCTAACTTCAAGTTCACATATATTTACTATCATGCTTGTATTAAGCTTACATTACACccgttaattttaaaaattacatatagcTTCTTGTTTTTTTATGTGTGTTAAAAAAACTAATTtaagaaaaaatgtttaaaaaattaatatttaatataaatttgaattttagttCTGAATGTTAAAACTCaaaatactatatttttaatcgatgtattttaaaagtaaaatacgTAAAACCAaaacaatttatatttataatttttttacttttattttaattttttgtttaattttcatatgttaaaaataaGGTAAAATTAAACTCATTTTTTAAATACGATAattgtaaaatataatttttaaagttaaaaaaggTGGAAACTTAAGCTTGAGTTTTGAGTTTTTTTCGATTATAGTAAATTATATGTAATCCAATATATTAATccaatatattattaaattaaatcataatcaaatttaaaaaaatttccaaaaaaaaacatcaaatacacatgacgttttttaataaaaataaatttgaagcACAAAAAAGACATAATTGTCAATTTTACAAACTTACTAAGAAACAAGAACACAATCAActcgaaagaaaaaaaaagaaaggtaATAAGAGTACAAGACACATGAACCAATCCAACAGCATACTAAGTAAGTATCATGATGTTTTTTATATTCGATTCGTACAAGATAAGACACAAATTTAGCCCACACGCCCCATGATCTGACCACCCGGGGGAATCATGGCCAAGACCGGTTGAGCATTGAATCCAGGGTGATGAAGCCTGCGACGTACCTCACGACCTTCTTGACAAAGGGCGCATGGATGGCAAAAGACGTGAGTAGCAAAATCACACGCCGTTTCGCATTGCTCCAGATGAACCTCATCTTCCACAAAGCTTCCACAGCATCCACATGATCTGTTAAGTGCCTCACAGCTTCCCTGTTGGTGTGTAATGTTTTTAGCGTAAGATAGAAATCTACCATATAGACCAGACAACCAATTCAAGGTGAGGTTATGTATCTGATCCTAGGACAGGAATTCTAGCGTTGCAAAAAAGTCATAGTAAATGATAACAGTAcatctcaaatattttaaactatatAATACTTTGATGGCAGGTTACGATTGCAATTCATATATGCAACTATACAGCACAATGGGGGAAACGTTGCTAACATGTATTGCCCGTGGAATTTTTTGGAAGTTTTTGCTCGGATGGTGACACAACAATGGTAAAGGGAAGAAGTAGGTGATAGATTTATGAACTAAAAAATCTCGTCTCGTACGCGTGAATGAAAAAATGCAAACCGTTCTTCGACTTGCAGTGGAAGTTTGAGAAGGCATGAACCATAAATTTCACATGCTTATCATGAACTGGGGGTGACTATCAAGTTGGATTCATATTTAtgtggaagacatgaaaatgtACAAACGATTATCCAGTTACGATGATTTGGAATGATATACGAacaagtttttaaaaatattgaccTCATGATCGAAAAACTCTTGGTGCAATGTATTGTATTGTGAGTAAAGGTAAAATAAAgcctaattattttttaaaaaaaaattgtacaggTCAATTCTTGCAAATGACCTGATCCAGTTATTTGCTGCGAAATATGAGTATAGAAGCGTGCATATACATATTTTGAACTGTAAATTGTAAAACACCGTGCAAAGTAGCAACAATTGTATTCAGTGGCAATTTCAATTGTCAGCTCTTAGAACATGACAACGCTAAGGGATCAAAACAAGTTGTTCATGCGGAATGATGTGTGAAGAGTATTAGAcacaagttttgcagaaaaATAGCATATCAAGATTCATGCCACCCTCAGCTAaacaaaactaaaattttattCCCAATTTCTCTAAAAATTTAAACCCCAGAATGACTAAGCTGACCTGCATTCTTCCTCGCCCCACAAAAATCTCTTGTCCACTAATGCTCACAAGTTAATTCATTGATATACATATTTTGGCTAACTACGAGATAGCATATAGCAACCTTAGTAGAATTGGTCGAAAATAGATCTAGAAATGAGTGTTTACAAATTAACATCTTTGATTGCTTAAAAGCTCAAGGTAAATCATACAAGTGGcataacaattatatatatcttttgtagcatgaaaatttaaaacacAACTGACCTCTAGGTTAAACTTCCTTCGAATGGCGGTACGAGTGGGATAAGAGAACCAGGGTGCAAGGCAATTCCCACCGAAAAATGAATTCCCAATCAAGTACAAAGCAGTGTATGGCAAGCAATGATTGGTAAAACTACTGGGAGTGGCTCCGAGTCTCTCAACATTGCTTCCATAGAGTAAGCAAGGGGCGATACTACCCAGCAAACCTGCTCGATGCAGGATAATCATACATTCATGAAGAACAGAAACCAAAAGAATTGGAAAAGACACACTTTTCAGAAGTAATGTCTAAACAATGCAACATGCTTTTGAAATCTAAATGAAATTCAGTGAAAACAATGCAATTACactataaaaattaaaagaaagaaGTAAGTTGAGAAATACGACCgcaaacatgcataatttcaagAAACATTATTTCACAGAAAGAACATGACCCAGAGAAAAAATCAGCTATTTGAATAGTTTGAGCGGACAAAAATACAATTTCTTCAACATCAAAATAGTTATCAATAACATACGAAGAAAACATGGGGGTTAAAACTTAAAACAAACAGTCATTAGCTATGTCAGTATTTAATCTTTGGTTTACTATCTATTCATTTGAGACACAGTTAAATGAAGCCTTTAGACGGCACAAAGTCATTGGCTTCATGGTCATAACATGCCCTGAGGCTGAGCCTCTACGATCACAGGTGCATCCTTTGGGGGATTTAAAAGACCACACAAACCCATTTGTTACAAATAGGTTCAAGCATGATCAACATGATTATCAGATATCCCCTTTTCTTTCCTTTGATGATAAATTTTCTTGATCGTATCTTTCATTTTATTTACTCTATCACACATTAAAAAACGATTCTTTTCCGACCCAATCAACACATATAAGCAATTTGATTTCATTTAGTTAATTTTGTTTGAATTTACCCCAAATTCAATCATCAACAATAAGTGAACGACCTCTAAAAACGTGATAAATTCAACAAACCAAATATGTTAAAACACAAATCTTGATATGGCAGGAAAAATATCAGGCAAGAATGGCTCACAAACTTCAAGATCGCTGCTACAAAACTCATCATTTCTCCCGAGACAAGACAAGATGCCGGAATCCCATTGGGACCTCTGCATATTGACCTCACCAACTGGAAGCCCATCGGCGGTCCAGCCTAACGACACCGCCGCGGGAGGAGGAGCTCCTCCGTTCTTGGCGGTGGGCTTCTTTTCATCCTTAGTAGCCTCAAATTCTTGGTCGTGTTTCGGAAGCAAAGGGTTGGATTCCTCGAAATTTGCCATTCGAATAACCAAAAGTATGCAGAGATTAATGGAATCTGGATTGTGCGTTGTGGTTAATTAAGCGGTGAGATCAAGAAATGgtctttctttctttatttctttattgAGGAAAGAATTGGTCTTTTCGAAATGCTTATCTCGCCACGCGGTTGCTtccaattttttatatatatatttttatcaagATACTTTGAATTttgttcaaataaataaattttctcgctgagatttttaaaaaaaaccccaaAATTAAAACGAACTTGACGGCGTGGAAGCAGGAGGAGGATACGAGGGAATGAAGCTGTCTATTTCTTCCTCGAAGAAAATAAGATAACACCTTGAAATAAAACAATGAATTAACTAGTTCCAACTTCCTTAAAATAATGACATCATTATTAATATATGTGGAACATCTATGCACATTACAATTTTtataatgaaatataaaaacCAAAATAATTGCTAATTCATTACATCACATTCTATAACGTTAGTATATTGTAAGACGGATCGACTCTATCTATGTTTGCagtaaatattaatattttcatagGTCGAGTCGAGTtgaatatttgtctcacaaaattgactcacaATACACACAGAGAGATCCTTCTTCAGCCTCCAAAGTTATTATCCTGAGAACAAGGTTTCATGtagaaattatttattattagaacaattaaataaatatgtatcGAGAATTATTCAAGCAAAAGCTATTTTGTCTTTTTCGTCGAatcctttattttttaaaaattatttctcgAATGTtggaatatatattttttgagtgagtctcatgtgagaccgtctcacggatcctaatctgtgagacgggtcaaccctaccgatattcataataaaaagtaatactcttagcataaaaagtaatattttttcatggatgacccaaataagagatctgtctcacaaatacgatccgtgagaccatctcacacaagtttttgccatatttTTTTCCGTTTTTATATTTATCATCACTCCCTGAAATAActctattatttttttatatatattaatgcaaTACTAATTTCCTAATCTACGAACTAAATATCTCAACATTTTCTCGAGGGTAATTGCACATATGgcataaaattcttaaaaaaaagttaataaaataatatatattagtgTGTCTCGTATTTCTTGCGAGACGGTGTCACAAACATCTacctcatatttacaataataagtaacactttaaacatcataattaatatttttcatcatttcaaaaaaaaatatttttcatgaatgacctaaataatatatttgtctCACATAATTGACTCGTAtcctttatttttaaaaaaatcatgcagATGTAACATTTGTGTTATAAAAACACTAGAATATTTACATCATTTTTAAAGAGCTTTATGTATGAttttaagaaataaaaatttttaatttaattaattttacaaatagggtttttgttttttaatgcaatttactttaattttcttgaaataaatatttattttttgaaggaGAGATTTTACATGTTTTTGGGCCTTTTGAACTCGATCTATGACGGGCCAAGCTTGCTTTGGGATCGACACCGGGCTGATCCGCAGCCCTATTTGGTGGCGGGAGATAGGTGTGAGTCTCTGGACCtcgataatcaacataataAACGTCAGATTCCATGCTTTTCACTTGCAATGTCCCTAAAAAAAAAAGGTCGATTAGCCCAATCAAGATTATGATTTCAAAGTACATATAAAGTTTGATGCCACGAGAAATTTACATTCTAAACAACTAAAACACATGTTTTCGCATGAATCGTCGGCTTATCACGGCCTGATCGAGTATGTCGTAAATTTCGATCCGATCGAGTATACCTAATAAATACTTCCATACACACCTGAAAACAAAACTAATGGATGTAGAGTAGTAAAAAGAACATGGAATAAGAGAAAACCTGGGGAGAAACTCGGTGCTAAGACGAGGAAAATGAGTACACTTGTTCCGAGGAGTGTAGCCTTAAACTCCATATTCCAAGATATCGACGAAATGACTCGATTTCGCTCTCTTTTCCTTTAGTTTGTTTTGGGTAGCTTTTTcgtaaaagaaagaaaaacaagttTATGTGTGGGGAAGTATGAATGAGTTTAGGGTGATATTTGAGAGGATTTGGAAAGCGAGAGCATCACCAATCAGCACAGCAATAGACTGCAAGGACCTAATTGGGTTGTGTTG from the Primulina tabacum isolate GXHZ01 chromosome 16, ASM2559414v2, whole genome shotgun sequence genome contains:
- the LOC142528853 gene encoding cell number regulator 8-like; the encoded protein is MANFEESNPLLPKHDQEFEATKDEKKPTAKNGGAPPPAAVSLGWTADGLPVGEVNMQRSQWDSGILSCLGRNDEFCSSDLEVCLLGSIAPCLLYGSNVERLGATPSSFTNHCLPYTALYLIGNSFFGGNCLAPWFSYPTRTAIRRKFNLEGSCEALNRSCGCCGSFVEDEVHLEQCETACDFATHVFCHPCALCQEGREVRRRLHHPGFNAQPVLAMIPPGGQIMGRVG